One Streptomyces sp. CNQ-509 DNA window includes the following coding sequences:
- a CDS encoding dihydrodipicolinate synthase family protein: MTTIRLPRPGGVLEAYEPRAEPAPALATGGPRPSSRTVFAAAHVVADPYADSSPGDPDSPAAVDWDATLAFRRHLWSHGLAVAEAMDTAQRGMGLDWTRAAELMSRSAAEARAHGGRVACGAGTDQLAPQGATLAGVRAAYEEQLALVEDAGAQAVLMASRALAACARGPEDYVETYGALLRQAREPVILHWLGDMFDPALAGYWGSSDLDAATGTFLDVIAQHPDKVDGVKVSLLDASREVDLRRRLPRGVRCYTGDDFHYPELIEGDEHGFSHALLGVFDPLAPLAAEAVRTLDTGDAAGFRKIMDPTVPLARHLFQAPTRFYKTGVVFLAWLGGHQSHFTMVGGQQSARSLPHLARAYEQADALGLFPDPQLAAQRMTSFLAVHGVAL, from the coding sequence ATGACGACGATCCGGCTGCCCAGGCCCGGGGGCGTGCTTGAGGCGTACGAACCGCGCGCGGAGCCCGCTCCGGCGCTCGCGACCGGCGGCCCGCGCCCCTCCTCCCGTACGGTCTTCGCCGCCGCGCACGTCGTCGCCGACCCGTACGCGGACTCCAGTCCCGGCGACCCGGACAGCCCTGCCGCGGTCGACTGGGACGCCACCCTCGCCTTCCGCCGCCACCTGTGGTCCCACGGTCTCGCCGTGGCCGAGGCCATGGACACCGCGCAGCGCGGCATGGGCCTCGACTGGACCCGCGCCGCCGAGCTGATGAGCCGCTCCGCCGCCGAGGCCAGGGCCCACGGCGGCCGCGTCGCCTGCGGCGCCGGCACCGACCAGCTCGCGCCCCAGGGCGCGACCCTCGCCGGTGTGCGCGCTGCCTACGAGGAGCAGCTCGCCCTCGTCGAGGACGCGGGTGCACAGGCGGTGCTCATGGCCTCCCGCGCGCTGGCGGCGTGCGCCCGCGGGCCCGAGGATTACGTGGAGACGTACGGCGCGCTGCTGCGGCAGGCGCGCGAGCCGGTGATCCTGCACTGGCTGGGCGACATGTTCGACCCGGCGCTCGCGGGGTACTGGGGCAGCTCCGATCTCGACGCCGCCACCGGCACGTTCCTCGACGTCATCGCCCAGCACCCGGACAAGGTCGACGGCGTCAAGGTCTCCCTCCTCGACGCCTCGCGCGAGGTGGACCTGCGCCGCAGGCTGCCGCGCGGGGTGCGCTGCTACACGGGTGACGACTTCCACTACCCCGAGCTGATCGAGGGTGACGAGCACGGCTTCAGCCACGCCCTGCTGGGTGTCTTCGACCCGCTCGCCCCGCTGGCCGCCGAGGCGGTACGGACCCTCGACACCGGCGACGCGGCCGGCTTCCGCAAGATCATGGACCCGACCGTGCCGCTGGCCCGCCACCTCTTCCAGGCCCCGACGCGCTTCTACAAGACGGGCGTGGTGTTCCTGGCCTGGCTCGGCGGCCACCAGAGCCACTTCACGATGGTCGGCGGGCAGCAGTCGGCCCGCTCCCTGCCGCACCTCGCGCGCGCCTACGAACAGGCCGACGCCCTCGGCCTGTTCCCCGACCCGCAGCTCGCGGCGCAGCGCATGACCTCCTTCCTCGCCGTCCACGGAGTCGCCCTGTGA
- a CDS encoding Gfo/Idh/MocA family protein, with amino-acid sequence MPRRTLRIAMNGVTGRMGYRQHLVRSILAIREEGGLDLGGGDVLWPEPVLVGRREHALEDIARRHDLPEYTTDLDAVLADDSVELYFDAQVTSAREEAVKKAVAAGKHIYVEKPTATSASAALELARMAQDAGIKHGVVQDKLFLPGLLKLKRLIDGGFFGRILSVRGEFGYWVFEGDWQPAQRPSWNYRAQDGGGMVLDMFPHWEYILHELFGPVRSVQAHVTTHVPRRWDEHGEAYDATADDAAYGIFELAAPGGPVVAQINSSWTVRVHRDELVEFQVDGTEGSAVAGLRGCRVQHRAATPKPVWNPDLPVSESFRDQWQDVPDNAGPVGFANGFRAQWELFLRHLMRDEPYHWDLLAGARGVQLAELGLKAAAEGRRVEVPELAR; translated from the coding sequence ATGCCACGTAGGACGCTGCGTATCGCCATGAACGGCGTCACCGGCCGGATGGGGTATCGGCAGCACCTCGTCCGTTCGATTCTTGCCATTCGCGAGGAAGGCGGGCTGGATCTCGGCGGTGGCGACGTGCTGTGGCCCGAGCCGGTCCTGGTGGGTCGCAGGGAGCACGCGCTGGAGGACATCGCCCGTCGGCACGACCTGCCGGAGTACACCACCGACCTCGACGCCGTCCTCGCGGACGACTCCGTGGAGCTGTACTTCGACGCCCAGGTCACCTCCGCCCGCGAGGAAGCGGTGAAGAAGGCCGTCGCGGCCGGCAAGCACATCTATGTGGAGAAGCCGACCGCCACCTCCGCCTCCGCCGCCCTCGAACTCGCCCGGATGGCCCAGGACGCGGGCATCAAGCACGGCGTGGTGCAGGACAAGCTGTTCCTGCCGGGGCTGCTGAAGCTCAAGCGCCTCATCGACGGCGGCTTCTTCGGCCGCATCCTGTCGGTCCGCGGCGAGTTCGGCTACTGGGTCTTCGAGGGCGACTGGCAGCCGGCCCAGCGGCCCTCCTGGAACTACCGCGCGCAGGACGGCGGCGGGATGGTGCTGGACATGTTCCCGCACTGGGAGTACATCCTGCACGAGCTGTTCGGCCCCGTACGCAGCGTGCAGGCCCACGTCACCACGCACGTGCCGCGCCGCTGGGACGAGCACGGCGAGGCGTACGACGCGACCGCGGACGACGCGGCGTACGGCATCTTCGAACTCGCGGCGCCCGGCGGCCCCGTCGTGGCACAGATCAACTCCTCCTGGACGGTCCGCGTCCACCGCGACGAGCTGGTCGAGTTCCAGGTAGACGGCACCGAGGGCTCCGCCGTCGCGGGCCTGCGGGGCTGCCGCGTACAGCACCGGGCGGCCACGCCGAAGCCGGTGTGGAACCCGGACCTGCCGGTCTCGGAGAGCTTCCGCGACCAGTGGCAGGACGTGCCGGACAACGCCGGGCCCGTCGGGTTCGCCAACGGCTTCCGCGCCCAGTGGGAGCTGTTCCTGCGGCACCTGATGCGCGATGAGCCGTACCACTGGGACCTGCTCGCGGGCGCGCGCGGGGTGCAGCTCGCCGAGCTGGGCCTCAAGGCCGCCGCGGAGGGGCGGCGCGTCGAGGTGCCGGAGCTGGCCCGATGA
- a CDS encoding LacI family DNA-binding transcriptional regulator has product MAVTLADVAARARVSAATVSRVLSGNYPVAEATRARVLAAVDELDYVINGPASALAAATSDLVGVLVNDVADPFFGIMASAVQSELGSEKLAVVCNTGGSPERELTYLTLLLRQRAAAVVITGSAVETPEYAAASAAKVGRLAANGTQVVLLGRPASAAPEGSAVAVEFGNREGGRRLTEHLISLGHRRIGYVAGPADRTTTRHRLEGHRAALAAHDLGGDAGELGRLTVHGPYSRKSGYDGALELLDREPGLTAIVGSNDAVALGICAALREKGLDVPGDISVAGFDDLPFSADATPALTTVRLPLQEAAARAARLALGREESPADGRYMVPAELVARASTAAPRA; this is encoded by the coding sequence ATGGCAGTCACCCTCGCGGACGTCGCGGCACGCGCCCGCGTCTCCGCCGCGACCGTCTCCCGGGTGCTCAGCGGAAACTACCCGGTGGCCGAGGCCACCCGCGCGCGCGTGCTCGCCGCCGTGGACGAGCTGGACTACGTCATCAACGGCCCCGCGAGCGCGCTCGCGGCCGCCACCTCCGACCTCGTCGGCGTCCTCGTCAACGACGTCGCCGACCCCTTCTTCGGCATCATGGCCAGCGCCGTGCAGTCCGAGCTGGGCAGCGAGAAACTGGCGGTCGTCTGCAACACCGGCGGCTCCCCGGAGCGCGAGCTGACCTACCTCACGCTCCTGCTGCGCCAGCGCGCCGCCGCCGTCGTGATCACCGGAAGCGCCGTCGAGACGCCCGAGTACGCCGCGGCCAGCGCGGCGAAGGTGGGGCGGCTCGCGGCGAACGGCACGCAGGTCGTCCTCCTCGGCCGGCCGGCGAGCGCCGCGCCCGAGGGCTCCGCGGTCGCCGTCGAGTTCGGCAACCGCGAGGGCGGGCGCCGGCTCACCGAGCACCTGATCTCCCTCGGCCACCGCCGCATCGGCTACGTCGCGGGCCCCGCCGACCGCACCACCACCCGGCACCGCCTCGAAGGCCACCGGGCCGCGCTCGCCGCCCACGACCTCGGCGGCGACGCCGGCGAACTCGGCCGGCTGACGGTGCACGGCCCGTACTCCCGGAAGTCCGGCTACGACGGCGCGCTCGAACTGCTGGACCGGGAGCCGGGCCTGACGGCCATCGTCGGCTCGAACGACGCGGTGGCGCTGGGCATCTGCGCGGCGCTGCGCGAGAAGGGCCTCGACGTCCCCGGCGACATCTCCGTGGCGGGCTTCGACGACCTGCCGTTCAGCGCGGACGCGACGCCGGCGCTGACGACGGTGCGGCTGCCGCTGCAGGAGGCGGCGGCGCGGGCGGCGCGGCTGGCGCTGGGGCGGGAGGAGTCGCCGGCGGACGGGCGCTACATGGTGCCGGCGGAGCTGGTGGCGCGGGCGTCGACGGCGGCCCCGCGGGCGTAG
- a CDS encoding helix-turn-helix domain-containing GNAT family N-acetyltransferase, with protein MTVEDIRSFNRFYTNLIGALDYSRQLHTPYTLTEARVLYELSYARQADAADLRGALTLDAGYLSRLLGKFEKDGLITRGPSAADARRQRVELTPRGREAAHLLEERSREQVGTLLAQVPLEQRARLAAAMSTVRELLSESAVPSPVEEAELREPGPGELGWIVKRHGELYAQEYGWDTDFEALVARIVADHAAQRDPSCERTWIADLGGRPVGTVMCVRDDAPETARLRLLLVDPEVRGHRLGARLVDECVRFAREAGYRELVLWTNSVLESARRLYERAGFELVAEKPHHSYGADLVGQDWRLTL; from the coding sequence GTGACCGTCGAGGACATCCGCTCGTTCAACCGCTTCTATACGAATCTGATCGGCGCCCTCGATTACAGCCGCCAGCTCCACACGCCGTACACGCTCACCGAGGCCCGCGTGCTCTACGAGCTGAGTTATGCCCGGCAGGCCGACGCCGCGGACCTGCGCGGGGCGCTCACGCTGGACGCAGGGTACCTCAGCAGGCTGCTCGGCAAGTTCGAGAAGGACGGCCTGATCACGCGCGGGCCGTCGGCCGCCGACGCGCGGCGGCAGCGGGTGGAGCTGACGCCGCGGGGGCGGGAGGCGGCGCATCTGCTGGAGGAGCGCTCGCGCGAGCAGGTGGGGACGCTGCTGGCGCAGGTCCCGCTGGAACAGCGCGCCCGGCTGGCGGCCGCGATGAGCACGGTGCGGGAGCTGCTGTCGGAGTCGGCCGTGCCGAGCCCGGTCGAGGAGGCCGAGCTGCGCGAGCCGGGCCCCGGCGAGCTGGGCTGGATCGTCAAGCGCCACGGCGAGCTGTACGCGCAGGAGTACGGGTGGGACACGGACTTCGAGGCACTGGTGGCCCGGATCGTCGCGGACCACGCCGCGCAGCGGGACCCGTCGTGCGAGCGCACCTGGATAGCGGACCTGGGCGGCCGCCCGGTCGGCACGGTCATGTGCGTGCGGGACGACGCTCCGGAGACGGCGCGGCTGCGGCTGCTGCTGGTGGACCCGGAGGTGCGGGGGCACCGGCTGGGGGCGCGGCTGGTCGACGAGTGCGTCCGCTTCGCCCGTGAGGCGGGATACCGCGAGCTGGTGCTGTGGACGAACTCGGTGCTGGAGTCCGCCCGCCGCCTCTACGAGCGGGCGGGGTTCGAGCTGGTGGCCGAGAAGCCGCACCACAGCTACGGGGCGGACCTGGTGGGCCAGGACTGGCGGCTGACGCTCTGA
- a CDS encoding sugar phosphate isomerase/epimerase, which yields MRLAFSTLGMPQLPVAEVARCARDGGYQGVELRCHPEEPVHTGLGIGERADVVEEFAAAGVEILTVAGYAGVAAAGDDEPVVTEMRELLALARDLGAAHVRVFPRGGEQPAVEADPTAARRLAAVAPYAADLGVRVLLETHDSHRTGADVARILDGVGHKSTGALWDVMQTWLGGEEPQESFAALSPYLGYVQVKDTASREELAPLALGEGTVPLAECLAVLTEAGWDGWLCWEYEKRWFPEARELAPLLAGGREHLLQLLADVA from the coding sequence ATGCGACTCGCCTTCTCCACCCTCGGCATGCCTCAGCTCCCCGTCGCCGAGGTCGCCCGGTGCGCCCGCGACGGCGGCTACCAGGGCGTGGAGCTGCGGTGCCACCCCGAGGAGCCCGTGCACACAGGTCTGGGGATCGGGGAGCGGGCGGACGTGGTCGAGGAGTTCGCCGCGGCCGGGGTGGAGATCCTGACGGTGGCGGGCTACGCGGGCGTCGCCGCGGCCGGGGACGACGAGCCGGTGGTCACCGAGATGCGCGAGTTGCTGGCGCTCGCCCGGGACTTGGGCGCCGCGCACGTCCGGGTCTTCCCGCGCGGCGGGGAGCAGCCGGCCGTGGAGGCGGACCCCACCGCCGCGCGGCGGCTCGCCGCCGTGGCCCCGTACGCCGCGGACCTCGGCGTGCGCGTGCTCCTGGAGACGCACGACTCGCACCGCACCGGCGCGGACGTGGCCCGCATCCTGGACGGCGTCGGGCACAAGTCCACCGGCGCGCTGTGGGACGTGATGCAGACCTGGCTCGGCGGCGAGGAGCCGCAGGAGTCCTTCGCGGCGCTCTCCCCGTACCTCGGCTACGTGCAGGTCAAGGACACGGCGTCGCGGGAGGAGCTGGCGCCGCTGGCGCTGGGCGAGGGGACGGTCCCGCTGGCGGAGTGCCTGGCGGTGCTCACGGAGGCGGGCTGGGACGGCTGGCTGTGCTGGGAGTACGAGAAGCGCTGGTTCCCCGAGGCCCGGGAACTCGCGCCGCTGCTGGCCGGAGGCCGCGAGCATCTGCTCCAGCTACTGGCCGACGTGGCCTGA
- a CDS encoding EamA family transporter, whose product MRPLHIALAVLVAFFWGLNFVVIEVGLDHFPPLLFTALRFLVAALPAVFLVGRPQVAFKWILAVGLVLGVAKFGLLFVGMEQGMPPGLSSLVLQIQAVFTACIAAAVLGERPGRVRLAGMGVALCGVALAAVDEGGSGPLGAFAIVLAAAFCWGISNVIMRKAAPPDGLRFMVWVSCVPVLPLLALSLVFEGPERDWEALRSLDWAGAGAVVYIAWIVTIFGFGVWGYLLRTYDASTVAPFSLLVPVAGMSSAALFLGEEITGLRWVAALLLVGGVAVTSLSGRRAGRTAGPRDGAVPHRPAVPAPSGGASAPPSGSP is encoded by the coding sequence ATGCGCCCGCTGCACATCGCACTCGCCGTCCTCGTCGCCTTCTTCTGGGGCCTGAACTTCGTCGTCATCGAGGTGGGGCTCGACCACTTCCCGCCGCTGCTCTTCACCGCCCTGCGCTTCCTGGTGGCGGCGCTGCCCGCGGTGTTCCTCGTCGGCCGGCCGCAGGTCGCGTTCAAGTGGATCCTGGCGGTCGGGCTGGTGCTGGGGGTGGCGAAGTTCGGGCTGCTGTTCGTCGGCATGGAACAGGGGATGCCGCCGGGGCTGTCGTCGCTTGTACTCCAGATCCAGGCGGTCTTCACGGCGTGCATCGCGGCGGCGGTGCTGGGGGAGCGGCCGGGGCGGGTGCGGCTGGCCGGCATGGGCGTCGCGCTGTGCGGGGTGGCGCTGGCCGCGGTGGACGAGGGCGGCTCCGGGCCGCTGGGGGCGTTCGCGATCGTGCTGGCGGCGGCGTTCTGCTGGGGCATCTCGAACGTCATCATGCGCAAGGCCGCGCCGCCGGACGGGCTGCGCTTCATGGTGTGGGTGTCCTGCGTGCCCGTGCTGCCGCTGCTCGCGCTGTCGCTGGTGTTCGAGGGGCCGGAGCGGGACTGGGAGGCGCTGCGTTCGCTGGACTGGGCGGGCGCCGGCGCGGTCGTCTACATCGCGTGGATCGTCACGATATTCGGCTTCGGCGTGTGGGGGTACCTGCTGCGTACGTACGACGCCTCGACGGTGGCGCCGTTCTCGCTGCTGGTGCCGGTCGCGGGGATGTCCTCGGCGGCGCTCTTCCTGGGCGAGGAGATCACGGGGCTGCGCTGGGTGGCGGCGCTGCTGCTGGTCGGCGGGGTGGCCGTGACGTCGCTGTCCGGCCGGCGGGCCGGCCGGACAGCCGGCCCGCGGGACGGCGCCGTGCCGCACCGCCCCGCCGTACCGGCGCCGTCGGGCGGCGCTAGCGCACCACCGTCTGGATCTCCTTGA
- a CDS encoding LysR family transcriptional regulator, protein MLDLSRLRALHAVAVHGSVGSAAAALGYTPSAVSQQIAKLERETRTPLLERRGRGVTLTDAAQHLAATAEQLLAIVEEAETSLEERRGRPMGRLTVACFATAARGLLPAALAALAAEHPALDTRMLEADPHLSPGMVTRGVADLAVAHDWDIAPLPTPEGMELASIGDDLCDICVPAGHPFAGRDRLVRADLVGERWICQPPGSTCHDWLVRTLRTSGHEPDLAYQVAEYASQLALVAAGLGIALVPRLGRGPLPAGVVAVPLEPVPVRRVYALWRTGAARRPAIREAVRLLQREWKERVG, encoded by the coding sequence ATGCTCGATCTGTCCCGGCTCCGCGCACTGCACGCCGTCGCCGTCCACGGCTCCGTCGGCTCCGCCGCGGCCGCCCTCGGCTACACGCCGTCCGCCGTCTCCCAGCAGATCGCCAAGCTGGAGCGCGAGACCCGCACGCCGCTGCTGGAGCGCCGCGGCCGGGGGGTGACGCTCACCGACGCCGCCCAGCACCTCGCCGCCACGGCGGAGCAGTTGCTCGCCATCGTCGAGGAGGCCGAGACGTCGCTGGAGGAGCGCCGCGGCCGGCCCATGGGCCGGCTGACGGTGGCCTGCTTCGCGACGGCCGCCCGCGGGCTGCTGCCCGCGGCGCTCGCCGCGCTCGCCGCGGAGCACCCGGCCCTCGACACCCGCATGCTGGAGGCCGACCCGCACCTCTCCCCCGGCATGGTCACTCGCGGGGTGGCCGACCTCGCCGTCGCCCACGACTGGGACATCGCCCCGCTGCCCACACCCGAGGGGATGGAGCTGGCGTCCATCGGCGACGACCTGTGCGACATCTGCGTCCCGGCCGGCCACCCCTTCGCCGGGCGCGACAGGCTCGTCCGGGCTGACCTCGTGGGCGAGCGCTGGATCTGCCAGCCGCCCGGCTCGACGTGCCACGACTGGCTCGTACGCACCCTGCGCACCTCCGGCCACGAGCCGGATCTCGCCTACCAGGTCGCCGAGTACGCCTCGCAGCTCGCGCTGGTCGCGGCCGGCCTGGGCATCGCGCTGGTGCCGCGGCTGGGCCGCGGTCCGCTGCCGGCCGGGGTGGTCGCGGTGCCGCTGGAGCCGGTGCCGGTGCGGCGGGTGTACGCGCTGTGGCGTACGGGCGCCGCACGCCGGCCGGCGATCCGGGAGGCGGTGCGGCTGCTGCAGCGGGAGTGGAAGGAACGGGTCGGCTGA
- a CDS encoding S28 family serine protease, with product MRRKLGWLLSLAVLTGTAGLGSSPVGAATADEADIKDRLLSIKGMSLIEEKPVDGYRYFVLNYTQPVDHRKPDGQTFQQRITVLHKDTDRPTVFSTGGYNVSTTPSRSEPTQIIDGNQVSMEYRFFTPSRPDPADWKKLDIWQAASDQHRIFRALNDIYDENWLATGGSKGGMTATYYERFYPRDMDGVVAYVAPNDVVNREDSAYDRFFERVGTEECRDALNAVQREALVRRDALSEKYAAWAAESGATFTTIGSLDKAFEATVLDLVWGFWQYSSAADCAEVPDAATVSDQELYDYVDAIAGWSFYTDQGLAPYTPYYYQAGTELGAPTIRLPHLKDLSRYGYQPPRNFVPRDIDMRFKPSVMNDVDKWVRKNADRMLFVYGENDPWGAEPFRLGKGAHDSYVYTAPGANHGARVSQLPERQRARATERILDWAGVEAEAGTTKAKPLAAYDSGLDKVTKKELRERSLRP from the coding sequence ATGCGCAGGAAGCTCGGATGGCTGCTGAGTCTGGCCGTGCTCACCGGCACGGCGGGGCTGGGCAGTTCGCCGGTCGGTGCCGCCACCGCGGACGAGGCCGACATCAAGGACCGGCTCCTCTCGATCAAGGGCATGAGCCTGATCGAGGAGAAGCCGGTCGACGGCTACCGCTACTTCGTTCTGAACTACACACAGCCCGTGGACCACCGGAAGCCGGACGGCCAGACCTTCCAGCAGCGGATCACCGTGCTGCACAAGGACACCGACCGGCCCACGGTCTTCTCCACCGGCGGCTACAACGTGTCCACGACGCCGTCGCGCAGCGAGCCCACGCAGATCATCGACGGCAACCAGGTCTCGATGGAGTACCGGTTCTTCACCCCGTCCCGGCCCGACCCCGCGGACTGGAAGAAGCTCGACATCTGGCAGGCCGCCAGCGACCAGCACCGCATCTTCCGGGCGCTGAACGACATCTACGACGAGAACTGGCTGGCCACCGGCGGCAGCAAGGGCGGCATGACCGCCACGTACTACGAGCGCTTCTACCCGCGCGACATGGACGGCGTCGTCGCCTACGTCGCGCCGAACGACGTGGTGAACCGGGAGGACTCGGCCTACGACCGCTTCTTCGAGCGGGTCGGGACGGAGGAGTGCCGCGACGCGCTCAACGCAGTGCAGCGCGAGGCGCTGGTGCGGCGGGACGCGCTGTCCGAGAAGTACGCGGCGTGGGCCGCGGAGTCGGGCGCGACGTTCACCACGATCGGCAGCCTGGACAAGGCGTTCGAGGCGACCGTCCTCGACCTCGTGTGGGGCTTCTGGCAGTACAGCTCGGCCGCCGACTGCGCCGAGGTACCGGACGCCGCCACCGTCTCCGACCAGGAGCTGTACGACTACGTCGACGCCATCGCCGGCTGGTCCTTCTACACCGACCAGGGGCTCGCGCCGTACACGCCGTACTACTACCAGGCGGGCACCGAGCTGGGCGCGCCCACCATCCGGTTGCCGCACCTGAAGGACCTGAGCCGCTACGGCTACCAGCCGCCGCGGAACTTCGTCCCGCGCGACATCGACATGCGCTTCAAGCCGTCGGTGATGAACGACGTCGACAAGTGGGTGCGCAAGAACGCCGACCGGATGCTCTTCGTCTACGGCGAGAACGACCCGTGGGGCGCCGAGCCGTTCCGCCTCGGGAAGGGCGCGCACGACTCGTACGTCTACACCGCGCCCGGCGCCAACCACGGCGCCCGGGTCAGCCAGCTCCCGGAGAGGCAGCGCGCCAGGGCCACCGAGCGGATCCTCGACTGGGCCGGTGTCGAGGCCGAGGCCGGCACCACGAAGGCGAAGCCGCTGGCCGCGTACGACAGCGGGCTGGACAAGGTGACGAAGAAGGAGCTGCGGGAGCGGTCGCTCCGGCCGTGA